A window of Corallococcus macrosporus DSM 14697 contains these coding sequences:
- a CDS encoding DUF2381 family protein, producing MRTLPLFRYGLIAVLAASSVAQARHERDQPTVRPIMLSEHPSNGTHSIYVKGRIVTTLRFEQMIDASKTKMIGWEGRLEPLAVVRNKVILEPIHDLDRDEGIPLVVTLADGTEIPFLVKPPWSKRDGGWPPILDQQVDVFKDRGSHASMHAALMDALKKNDTLAEENERYRKEENSVDHAYATLLVNGQRKKTPFRRRFVYRPKNEDMDMVVEVFAGPGKAAALVTLKNTYYGGPWEFDGAYLTRDFTHATARPFALRVDRATIVPGETGRIAVVADKSAFLTDDGQLADLALQIFRGDGLLQVFVKLERTLVQK from the coding sequence ATGCGGACGCTCCCACTTTTCCGGTACGGACTGATTGCTGTCCTTGCGGCCTCGTCAGTCGCGCAGGCCCGTCATGAGCGCGACCAGCCCACCGTGCGCCCAATCATGCTCTCCGAGCACCCGAGCAATGGCACCCACTCCATCTATGTGAAGGGGCGGATCGTCACGACACTGCGGTTCGAGCAGATGATCGACGCGAGCAAGACGAAGATGATCGGTTGGGAGGGCCGACTCGAGCCGCTGGCGGTGGTTCGGAACAAGGTGATTCTTGAACCTATCCACGACCTCGACAGGGACGAAGGAATTCCACTGGTCGTGACGCTGGCGGATGGGACCGAAATCCCGTTCCTCGTAAAACCACCGTGGAGCAAGAGGGACGGAGGGTGGCCGCCGATACTCGACCAACAGGTCGACGTGTTCAAAGACCGGGGAAGTCATGCGTCCATGCACGCGGCGCTGATGGACGCGCTCAAGAAGAACGACACGCTTGCTGAAGAGAATGAGCGATACCGCAAGGAAGAGAATTCCGTCGACCACGCCTACGCGACGCTTCTCGTGAACGGACAGCGGAAGAAGACACCCTTTCGCCGCAGGTTCGTTTACCGGCCGAAGAATGAGGACATGGACATGGTCGTCGAAGTCTTCGCGGGCCCCGGCAAAGCGGCAGCGCTCGTCACCTTGAAGAACACCTACTACGGTGGGCCATGGGAATTTGACGGTGCGTACCTGACCCGTGACTTCACCCACGCCACGGCCCGCCCCTTCGCGCTTCGCGTGGACCGAGCCACGATTGTCCCGGGGGAGACAGGACGAATCGCGGTCGTCGCGGACAAGAGCGCCTTCCTGACGGACGACGGGCAACTCGCCGATCTCGCACTCCAGATCTTCCGCGGAGACGGCCTCCTCCAAGTGTTCGTGAAGTTGGAACGTACCCTCGTCCAGAAGTAG
- a CDS encoding serine/threonine protein kinase, whose protein sequence is MPPPKALLFSSIVLLATSTGCTGSSVTLRPDGSPGPQECPEESKKALRYMGLRVGDSVLVDLDANQTESRRLTLYDGPIESVTREEFGPLGATSRLYGQVWTSGPQVVIRYFEAQSPNGEKVPICAVARLGYDQMRKLPESRPGTAILAGSVAAAFIVDAYR, encoded by the coding sequence ATGCCGCCGCCCAAAGCCCTCCTGTTCAGTTCCATCGTCCTGCTCGCTACGTCGACCGGCTGCACAGGAAGCAGCGTCACGCTACGCCCCGACGGCAGTCCAGGTCCGCAGGAGTGCCCGGAAGAATCAAAGAAGGCGCTTCGCTACATGGGGCTGCGCGTTGGCGACAGCGTGCTGGTGGATCTCGACGCGAACCAAACCGAGAGCCGACGCCTCACGCTCTACGACGGACCGATTGAGAGTGTCACGAGGGAGGAGTTCGGTCCGCTCGGCGCGACGAGCCGCTTGTACGGGCAGGTCTGGACGAGCGGGCCACAGGTCGTCATCAGGTACTTCGAGGCGCAGTCTCCGAACGGAGAAAAAGTTCCCATCTGCGCGGTGGCGCGGCTCGGCTATGACCAGATGAGGAAGCTGCCCGAGTCCAGGCCTGGAACCGCGATCCTCGCCGGCTCTGTCGCAGCCGCATTCATCGTCGATGCGTACCGGTGA
- a CDS encoding hybrid sensor histidine kinase/response regulator — protein MNPSERLLRQFRDLVTVRLERITRSLMELEAGASAEAGRGVLRELHGLKGEARMMGFDDINVLVHEMEELVRCTEPLRYALSPASTDALLTTADAVLVFSGTQTAEEPPPAVERLVAWLQECIRSESVRLPAGSAVPAAGSTASPEVAPPAGGGAASGARPQAGASSSTPTKPSAHGSPAASPGRLLTVPVVEGSRPSVASPGRDSGFVAGAVASSKAGGGLTSGAGLRATSAAPTAQGATVSRQPEPRPDTTVRIGVESLDLLTSAVTNLTQVARRRELANARRLALARELSQLAREAEDLGPAGAALAARLGSAKEMAAVLHRESKLLSNAELRDLGMLVEEVQTLRMLPLSVLFEPYPRMVRDLSRALGKEVELVVDGEDTRADRAVVEALREPLMHLVRNALDHGLETRVDRVTADKNPRGCLTLRASREGNRIILRVEDDGMGVDPVQLRKVAVRRGVLDESAANALSDAAARELIFLPGFTSREVVTDLSGRGVGLDAVRASIQGLGGDVGVESAPGWGTIFELRVPVSLTVAPLLFIQVGPETLALSATHVSRALKVDPADQCEVAGRPSLLVEGRVLPLAPMASLLGLEAPRTAREGELALVVKSQSGAAALVVDRVLEERVQAILPLKGILGRFGHLTGATSLADGRLAMVLSAAFLTASAHHGNTLPRPAPSEAPAPEVRRRRILVVDDSPLTRELIANLLEAVGYDTVIASDGAEALEVLDARPLDLVVTDLEMPGVDGLELARRLKGHPVHSRLPVVILTTRGGEDDRRRGLAAGVDGYITKGDLVRQDLVDVVRRLLG, from the coding sequence GTGAACCCGAGCGAGCGCCTGCTCAGGCAGTTCCGGGACCTGGTGACGGTGCGCCTGGAGCGCATCACCCGGTCCTTGATGGAGCTGGAGGCCGGCGCCAGCGCGGAGGCGGGGCGGGGCGTGCTGCGGGAGCTGCACGGCTTGAAGGGCGAGGCCCGGATGATGGGCTTCGATGACATCAACGTGCTCGTGCACGAGATGGAGGAGCTGGTCCGCTGCACCGAGCCCCTGCGCTACGCGCTCTCCCCCGCGTCCACGGACGCGTTGCTCACCACCGCGGACGCCGTGCTCGTGTTCTCCGGGACGCAGACCGCCGAGGAGCCGCCGCCCGCGGTGGAGCGGCTCGTGGCGTGGCTGCAGGAGTGCATCCGCTCCGAGTCGGTGCGCCTGCCGGCCGGGAGCGCCGTGCCCGCCGCTGGGAGCACGGCGAGTCCGGAGGTGGCTCCGCCTGCTGGGGGCGGCGCTGCGAGCGGTGCGAGGCCCCAGGCCGGCGCTTCCTCTTCGACACCCACGAAGCCCTCCGCGCATGGGAGCCCGGCCGCGTCTCCGGGGCGGCTGTTGACGGTCCCCGTCGTGGAGGGGAGCCGGCCCTCCGTGGCTTCTCCGGGGCGGGACAGTGGCTTCGTGGCGGGCGCGGTCGCTTCGTCCAAGGCGGGGGGTGGACTGACCTCCGGAGCGGGCCTTCGTGCCACCTCCGCTGCCCCAACGGCGCAGGGCGCCACCGTCTCCCGTCAACCCGAGCCCCGCCCGGACACCACGGTGCGCATCGGCGTGGAGAGCCTGGACCTGCTCACCAGCGCCGTCACCAACCTCACGCAGGTGGCGCGGCGCCGGGAGCTGGCCAATGCCCGCCGGCTGGCCCTGGCTCGCGAGCTGAGTCAGCTCGCCCGCGAGGCGGAGGACCTGGGGCCCGCGGGCGCGGCGCTGGCGGCGCGGCTGGGCTCGGCGAAGGAGATGGCCGCCGTCCTCCACCGGGAATCGAAGCTGCTCTCCAACGCGGAGCTGCGCGACCTGGGCATGCTGGTGGAGGAGGTGCAGACGCTGCGCATGCTGCCGCTGTCCGTCCTCTTCGAGCCCTATCCCCGCATGGTGCGCGACCTGTCCCGCGCGCTGGGCAAGGAAGTGGAGCTCGTCGTCGACGGCGAGGACACCCGCGCCGACCGGGCGGTGGTGGAGGCGCTGCGCGAGCCCTTGATGCACCTGGTCCGCAACGCCCTGGACCACGGCCTGGAGACGCGGGTGGACCGGGTGACGGCGGACAAGAACCCGCGCGGCTGCCTCACGCTGCGCGCGTCCCGCGAGGGCAACCGCATCATCCTCCGCGTGGAGGATGACGGCATGGGCGTGGACCCCGTCCAGCTCCGCAAGGTGGCCGTGCGCCGGGGCGTGCTCGACGAGAGCGCGGCCAATGCCCTGTCGGACGCGGCGGCTCGCGAGCTCATCTTCCTGCCGGGCTTCACGTCCCGGGAGGTCGTCACGGACCTGTCGGGTCGGGGCGTGGGGCTGGACGCGGTGCGCGCCTCCATCCAGGGGCTGGGCGGCGACGTGGGCGTGGAGTCGGCGCCGGGGTGGGGCACCATCTTCGAGCTGCGCGTCCCCGTCTCCCTCACCGTGGCCCCGCTGCTCTTCATCCAGGTGGGCCCGGAGACGCTGGCCCTGAGCGCCACGCACGTCTCGCGGGCCCTGAAGGTGGACCCCGCGGACCAGTGCGAGGTGGCCGGCCGGCCTTCGCTCCTGGTGGAGGGCCGGGTGTTGCCGCTGGCCCCGATGGCGTCGCTGTTGGGCCTGGAGGCGCCTCGGACGGCTCGGGAGGGCGAGCTGGCCCTGGTGGTGAAGAGCCAGAGCGGCGCGGCGGCGCTGGTGGTGGACCGCGTCCTGGAGGAGCGGGTCCAGGCCATCCTCCCCCTGAAGGGCATCCTGGGCCGCTTCGGCCACCTCACGGGGGCCACGTCCCTGGCGGACGGGCGGCTGGCCATGGTGCTGTCGGCGGCCTTCCTCACCGCCAGCGCCCACCATGGCAACACCCTGCCGCGTCCGGCCCCGTCGGAGGCGCCCGCCCCCGAGGTCCGGCGCCGGCGCATCCTGGTGGTGGACGACTCGCCCCTCACCCGGGAGCTCATCGCCAATCTGCTGGAGGCGGTGGGGTATGACACCGTCATCGCCTCGGACGGCGCGGAGGCCCTGGAGGTCCTGGACGCGCGCCCCTTGGACCTGGTCGTCACGGACCTGGAGATGCCGGGCGTGGACGGGCTGGAGCTGGCCCGGCGCCTGAAGGGGCACCCCGTCCATTCAAGGCTCCCGGTGGTCATCCTCACCACGCGAGGAGGGGAGGACGACCGGCGGCGGGGGCTGGCCGCGGGGGTGGACGGCTACATCACCAAGGGCGACCTGGTGCGCCAGGACCTGGTGGACGTGGTGCGGCGGCTGCTGGGCTGA
- a CDS encoding methyl-accepting chemotaxis protein — protein MSARKGPRRASFSRHLMAPVPLANLVGAALSLRFASLTLAERLEGRLGLLGVLGGVLCVTALVSGAAVSLGRQRTLRGLERGDVPTTPRTLASAVAEVTRAPDEAFLGSLGLWLVTTLALGLCMWLGVGVELAVAARIASLGLLFGPLTALLVHCLIVLRSRRVVLWLAELGMTHAQLIDAMPRRAELRARLAAFAFVAVMTPAVLSAQLSYALSQRIFNRLMAERDVSRQLMLAQELRMEALTEGAGLVLLVFALALTAAYLGGTMLGRPLRELSREARRIAEGDLASPRVVPAEDEVWDVSAAFTTMRAHLADVMSQLQRAGAQISATTEEILTTSGRYEAGATEQASSLDETSATTEELARSARQIAENAGSVAEIAQRTLGAAQQGQGSAEDFLGSMARMRQDNGAISSAVVRLNKRVQQIGKIVEFINGVADKSELLALNAELEGTKASEVGRGFSLVAAEMRRLAENVLESTKEIEGLIEEVREASAAAVSATEGGVRAVETGTTLAQQVSESLRQIVDLAGQTSYAVRSISLATQQQQQGTDQLADAMADILRITQQSLNATKQVSTANTDLLVLARDLQGVVERFQIGQEPLGEEGG, from the coding sequence GTGAGCGCCCGGAAGGGGCCCCGGCGGGCCTCCTTCAGCCGGCACCTCATGGCGCCCGTGCCCCTGGCCAACCTGGTGGGGGCGGCGCTCAGCCTGCGCTTCGCCTCGCTCACCCTCGCCGAGCGGCTGGAGGGCCGGTTGGGGCTGCTCGGGGTGCTGGGCGGTGTGCTCTGCGTGACGGCCCTGGTGTCAGGGGCCGCGGTGTCCCTGGGCCGGCAGCGCACCCTGCGCGGGCTGGAGCGGGGGGACGTGCCCACCACGCCGCGGACGCTGGCGTCCGCGGTGGCGGAGGTGACGCGCGCGCCCGACGAGGCCTTCCTCGGCTCGCTGGGGTTGTGGCTGGTCACCACGCTGGCGCTGGGCCTGTGCATGTGGCTGGGCGTGGGCGTGGAGCTGGCGGTGGCCGCGCGCATCGCCTCGCTGGGGCTGCTCTTCGGCCCCCTGACGGCGCTGCTGGTGCACTGCCTCATCGTCCTGCGCTCGCGCCGGGTGGTGCTGTGGCTGGCGGAGCTGGGCATGACGCACGCGCAGCTCATCGACGCCATGCCCCGGCGCGCGGAGCTCCGCGCGCGGCTGGCGGCCTTCGCCTTCGTGGCGGTGATGACGCCCGCGGTGCTGTCCGCCCAGCTCTCGTACGCGTTGAGCCAGCGCATCTTCAACCGGCTCATGGCGGAGCGGGACGTCAGCCGTCAGTTGATGCTGGCGCAGGAGCTCCGGATGGAGGCGCTGACCGAGGGCGCCGGGCTGGTGCTGCTCGTCTTCGCGCTGGCGCTGACGGCCGCGTACCTGGGCGGCACCATGCTGGGGCGGCCCCTCCGGGAGCTGTCGCGCGAGGCCAGGCGCATCGCCGAGGGCGACCTGGCCAGCCCGCGCGTGGTGCCCGCGGAGGACGAGGTCTGGGACGTGTCCGCGGCGTTCACCACCATGCGCGCGCACCTGGCGGACGTGATGTCGCAGTTGCAGCGCGCGGGCGCGCAGATTTCGGCGACCACGGAGGAGATCCTCACCACGTCGGGCCGCTACGAGGCGGGCGCGACGGAGCAGGCCAGCTCGCTGGACGAGACGAGCGCGACCACCGAGGAGCTGGCGCGTTCGGCGCGGCAGATCGCGGAGAACGCGGGCTCGGTGGCGGAGATTGCCCAGCGCACGCTGGGCGCGGCGCAGCAGGGGCAGGGGAGCGCGGAGGACTTCCTGGGCTCCATGGCGCGCATGCGCCAGGACAACGGCGCCATCTCCTCGGCCGTGGTGCGGCTCAACAAGCGCGTGCAGCAGATTGGAAAAATCGTCGAGTTCATCAACGGCGTGGCCGACAAGTCGGAGCTGCTGGCGCTCAACGCGGAGCTGGAGGGCACCAAGGCCAGCGAGGTGGGCCGGGGCTTCTCGCTGGTGGCCGCGGAGATGCGGCGCCTGGCGGAGAACGTGCTGGAGTCCACGAAGGAGATTGAAGGCCTCATCGAGGAGGTGCGCGAGGCCTCCGCCGCGGCCGTGTCCGCCACCGAGGGCGGCGTGCGCGCGGTGGAGACGGGCACCACGCTGGCGCAGCAGGTGTCCGAGTCGCTGCGGCAGATTGTCGACCTGGCGGGGCAGACGTCCTACGCGGTGCGCAGCATCTCCCTGGCCACGCAGCAGCAGCAGCAGGGGACGGACCAGCTCGCCGACGCCATGGCGGACATCCTCCGCATCACCCAGCAGAGCCTCAACGCCACCAAGCAGGTGAGCACCGCGAACACGGACCTGCTCGTGCTCGCCAGGGATTTGCAGGGCGTGGTGGAGCGCTTCCAGATTGGCCAGGAGCCGCTGGGGGAGGAGGGCGGGTGA
- a CDS encoding methyl-accepting chemotaxis protein — MTVPMGLRGLARWTARPALLGSSVGAALVVLHCQLTDTVPEGTWGPFLLLMGVALSLAVWFTGVHGRRALRVLYALGEGRLPTTHEALLKAMLEARAFPERSFAFVLQCWLVASLGVALVFVPLVGGTWVLGLRLVMMGLFLGPLSALFVYLMVARRARRAVEQVAAQGLAPLEVVATAPPRRLHLRRRMVLFTAIAVLSPSFFILDASVTRAMDAVDAMVGAPESLQRQVAGHASATRGLAVAGLVAVLVMVTAYVGGAVIAEPLRSITEDATRIAQGDFRPPRIIAAEDEVWATSAAFAQMQTQLGQALMQLRRAGLQISTTTEQLVATSGEQESGADEQSASLNVTSATTEELARSAQQIAGNAESVSAIAETTFAAAQTGQRGAAAFLGAMQRMKEDNQAIADAVVRLNKRVQQIGKVVEFINEIADKSDLLALNAELEGTKAGEVGRGFSLVAAEMRRLAENVIRSTKAIEQLIAEIRDATHAAVMATEAGLKTTDAGTVLAAQVDESLSLILELARQTSHAVRSISLATQQQQTGTDQLAAAMGDILRVTEQNFAATKQMAAANADLSTLARDLKDAVERFHVVGPGGDA; from the coding sequence ATGACGGTGCCCATGGGGTTGAGGGGGCTGGCGCGGTGGACCGCGCGCCCCGCGTTGCTGGGCAGCTCCGTGGGCGCGGCGCTGGTGGTGCTGCACTGCCAGCTCACCGACACGGTGCCCGAGGGGACGTGGGGGCCCTTCCTGCTGCTCATGGGCGTGGCCCTGTCGCTGGCGGTGTGGTTCACCGGCGTGCACGGCCGGCGCGCCCTGCGGGTGCTGTACGCGCTGGGCGAGGGGCGGCTGCCCACCACCCACGAGGCCCTGCTCAAGGCGATGCTGGAGGCGCGCGCCTTCCCGGAGCGGAGCTTCGCCTTCGTCCTCCAGTGCTGGCTGGTGGCCTCGCTGGGCGTGGCGCTGGTCTTCGTCCCGCTGGTGGGCGGGACGTGGGTGCTGGGGCTGCGGCTGGTGATGATGGGCCTGTTCCTGGGGCCGCTGAGCGCGCTGTTCGTCTACCTGATGGTGGCCCGCCGCGCCCGCAGGGCGGTGGAGCAGGTGGCGGCCCAGGGCCTGGCGCCGCTGGAGGTGGTGGCCACGGCGCCGCCCCGGCGGCTGCACCTCCGCCGACGGATGGTGCTGTTCACCGCCATCGCGGTGCTCAGCCCGTCCTTCTTCATCCTCGACGCGTCGGTGACGCGGGCCATGGACGCGGTGGACGCGATGGTGGGCGCGCCGGAGTCGCTCCAGCGCCAGGTGGCGGGCCACGCCAGCGCGACGCGCGGGCTGGCGGTGGCCGGGCTGGTGGCGGTGCTGGTGATGGTGACGGCCTACGTGGGCGGCGCCGTCATCGCCGAGCCGCTGCGCTCGATTACGGAGGACGCCACGCGCATCGCCCAGGGCGACTTCCGCCCGCCGCGCATCATCGCCGCGGAGGACGAGGTGTGGGCCACCTCCGCCGCCTTCGCGCAGATGCAGACGCAGCTCGGCCAGGCGCTGATGCAATTGCGGCGCGCGGGCCTGCAAATCTCCACCACCACCGAGCAACTGGTGGCCACGTCCGGTGAGCAGGAGTCCGGCGCGGACGAGCAGTCCGCCTCGCTCAACGTGACGAGCGCCACCACCGAGGAGCTGGCGCGCTCGGCGCAGCAGATCGCCGGCAACGCGGAGTCGGTGTCCGCCATCGCGGAGACGACCTTCGCCGCCGCGCAGACGGGCCAGCGGGGCGCCGCCGCCTTCCTGGGCGCGATGCAGCGCATGAAGGAGGACAACCAGGCCATCGCGGACGCGGTGGTGCGGCTCAACAAGCGCGTGCAGCAGATTGGCAAGGTGGTGGAGTTCATCAACGAGATCGCCGACAAGTCGGACCTGCTGGCGCTCAACGCGGAGCTGGAGGGCACCAAGGCCGGTGAGGTGGGCCGGGGCTTCTCCCTGGTGGCCGCGGAGATGCGGCGCCTGGCGGAGAACGTCATCCGCTCCACCAAGGCGATTGAGCAGCTCATCGCGGAGATTCGCGACGCCACCCACGCCGCCGTGATGGCCACCGAGGCCGGCTTGAAGACGACGGACGCGGGCACGGTGCTGGCGGCGCAGGTGGATGAGAGCCTGAGCCTCATCCTGGAGCTGGCCCGGCAGACGTCCCACGCGGTGCGCAGCATCTCCCTGGCCACGCAGCAGCAGCAGACGGGCACCGACCAGCTCGCGGCCGCCATGGGCGACATCCTCCGCGTCACCGAGCAGAACTTCGCGGCCACCAAGCAGATGGCCGCGGCCAACGCCGACCTGTCCACGCTGGCGCGCGACCTGAAGGACGCGGTGGAGCGGTTCCACGTCGTCGGGCCGGGAGGTGACGCGTGA
- a CDS encoding chemotaxis protein CheW, with protein MAVQEPEARQSYLVFACGSSWYAVPAESAAEVVTFPELTRVPGAPAHLLGVFAHRGEVIPVVDMGLLVGGVSQGSRRAVLVRLPRGTLALTASTVAGVSPVTGTLEPLGPTGVHVHLRGPAKSGPRDVAVIDPEGLFDHLSQGA; from the coding sequence ATGGCCGTCCAAGAGCCGGAAGCGCGTCAGTCCTATCTCGTCTTCGCCTGTGGCAGTAGCTGGTATGCGGTACCCGCGGAGAGCGCGGCGGAGGTCGTGACCTTCCCCGAGCTCACGCGGGTGCCCGGCGCGCCAGCCCACCTGCTGGGCGTGTTCGCGCACCGGGGTGAAGTCATCCCGGTGGTGGACATGGGCCTGCTGGTGGGCGGCGTCAGTCAGGGCTCCCGGAGGGCGGTGCTGGTGCGCCTGCCGCGGGGGACCCTGGCCCTCACGGCCAGTACGGTGGCCGGCGTCTCCCCGGTGACGGGCACGCTGGAGCCCCTGGGCCCCACGGGCGTCCACGTCCACCTGCGCGGCCCCGCCAAGAGCGGCCCCCGGGACGTGGCCGTCATCGACCCGGAAGGACTCTTCGACCACCTCAGCCAGGGGGCTTGA
- a CDS encoding OmpA family protein: MRQISLLAGLSLAVAIMGGCTPSYPKCNEDEHCAEKGEVCVQGQCQECATDANCQEGFTCQANKCAPKPPECTTDSACGAGRICEAGKCAEAQCQEDTQCPGGGKCESGRCQAPENTCASSADCGEGQECQAGQCVTAAADRCDWSPIPFGFNESGLSADAQQRLSDLAQCLKTESGRVTLAGHADERGTEEYNLQLSNRRAASVKRYLTDLGVSGSQLSTVGYGETRPANSASSEEAWSENRRVEFQR, translated from the coding sequence ATGCGTCAGATTTCCCTTTTGGCGGGGCTCTCCCTCGCCGTCGCCATCATGGGCGGCTGCACCCCTTCGTACCCGAAGTGCAACGAGGACGAGCACTGCGCTGAGAAGGGTGAGGTCTGCGTCCAGGGCCAGTGCCAGGAGTGCGCCACGGATGCCAACTGCCAGGAGGGATTCACCTGCCAGGCGAACAAGTGCGCGCCCAAGCCGCCGGAGTGCACCACCGACAGCGCCTGTGGCGCTGGCCGCATCTGTGAGGCCGGCAAGTGCGCCGAGGCCCAGTGCCAGGAAGACACCCAGTGCCCGGGCGGCGGCAAGTGCGAGTCCGGCCGTTGCCAGGCCCCCGAGAACACCTGCGCCTCCAGCGCCGACTGCGGCGAGGGCCAGGAGTGCCAGGCCGGCCAGTGCGTGACGGCCGCCGCGGACCGCTGCGACTGGAGCCCCATCCCGTTCGGCTTCAACGAGTCCGGCCTGTCCGCGGACGCGCAGCAGCGCCTGTCCGACCTGGCCCAGTGCCTCAAGACGGAGTCCGGCCGCGTCACGCTGGCCGGCCACGCCGACGAGCGCGGCACCGAGGAGTACAACCTCCAGCTCTCCAACCGCCGCGCGGCGTCCGTCAAGCGCTACCTGACGGACCTGGGCGTGTCGGGCAGCCAGCTCAGCACGGTGGGTTATGGTGAGACCCGCCCGGCGAACTCCGCTTCGTCCGAAGAGGCGTGGTCCGAGAACCGCCGCGTCGAGTTCCAGCGCTAG
- a CDS encoding sigma-54-dependent transcriptional regulator → MPASVLIVDDEKNILLTLSQSLQLAGYQTHLANSGQVALDVVSARPVDAVLMDVKMPDMDGLTALAKLTELKPELPVIMMSGHGTIDTAVKATQLGARDFLEKPIARERLLVALRNVLKHQAAMAELQELRAQLGRYDMVGSGPAMQRIFSLIQRTAPSEGRVLITGENGTGKELIARALHQHSKRKGQPFVKLNCAAVPHELIESELFGHEKGAFTGAVSVRRGKFELAHEGTLFLDEIGDMPQAMQAKLLRVLQEGELERVGGAETHKVDVRVIAATNKNLEAEIAAGRFREDLYYRINVVQLHAPPLRERREDLPDLIKTFLDEACAKNGRRPLALSPDALAVMSAYDYPGNVRELRNLVERLAILCEGPVVSRTDALELLPRGRNVPPPAPVEAPSSPPPPTEAAVALASSTPAPAIAAPVAAEPPAPVGFRPRADKTFREQVEDAEREIILHVLSHTHDNVTEAARLLDLERGHFYKKMKALGLRRGSSES, encoded by the coding sequence ATGCCCGCCTCTGTCCTCATCGTCGATGACGAGAAGAACATCCTCCTCACCCTGAGCCAGTCGCTCCAGCTCGCGGGGTATCAGACACACCTGGCCAACAGCGGGCAGGTGGCCCTGGATGTCGTCAGCGCCCGTCCGGTGGACGCGGTGCTGATGGACGTGAAGATGCCGGACATGGACGGCCTCACGGCGCTGGCGAAGCTCACCGAGCTCAAGCCGGAGCTGCCCGTCATCATGATGTCCGGGCACGGCACCATCGACACCGCGGTGAAGGCGACCCAATTGGGAGCCAGGGATTTCCTGGAAAAGCCAATTGCCCGGGAACGGCTGCTGGTGGCGCTGCGCAACGTGCTCAAGCACCAGGCGGCCATGGCGGAGCTCCAGGAGCTGCGGGCGCAGCTCGGCCGCTATGACATGGTGGGCAGCGGCCCGGCCATGCAGCGCATCTTCTCGCTCATCCAGCGCACCGCGCCCTCCGAGGGCCGGGTGCTGATTACCGGGGAGAACGGCACGGGCAAGGAGCTCATCGCGCGGGCGCTGCACCAGCACTCGAAGCGCAAGGGGCAGCCCTTCGTGAAGCTCAACTGCGCGGCGGTGCCGCACGAGCTCATCGAGAGCGAGCTGTTCGGCCACGAGAAGGGCGCCTTCACCGGCGCGGTGAGCGTGCGGCGGGGCAAGTTCGAGCTGGCCCACGAGGGCACGCTGTTCCTGGACGAGATTGGCGACATGCCGCAGGCCATGCAGGCCAAGCTGCTGCGCGTGCTCCAGGAGGGCGAGCTGGAGCGCGTGGGCGGCGCGGAGACGCACAAGGTGGACGTGCGCGTCATCGCCGCGACGAACAAGAACCTGGAGGCGGAGATCGCCGCCGGGCGCTTCCGCGAGGACCTCTACTACCGCATCAACGTGGTGCAGCTTCACGCGCCCCCGCTGCGCGAGCGGCGCGAGGACCTGCCGGACCTCATCAAGACGTTCCTCGACGAGGCCTGCGCCAAGAACGGCCGCCGGCCGCTGGCGCTGTCACCCGACGCGCTGGCGGTGATGAGCGCCTACGACTACCCCGGCAACGTGCGCGAGCTGCGCAACCTGGTGGAGCGCCTGGCCATCCTGTGTGAAGGCCCGGTCGTCAGCCGGACGGACGCGCTGGAGCTGCTGCCCCGGGGACGGAACGTGCCGCCGCCCGCTCCCGTGGAGGCGCCCTCGAGCCCCCCGCCGCCCACCGAGGCGGCCGTGGCGCTCGCGTCCAGCACGCCCGCGCCCGCGATTGCAGCGCCCGTTGCGGCCGAGCCTCCCGCGCCCGTGGGCTTCCGGCCCCGCGCGGACAAGACGTTCCGTGAGCAGGTGGAGGACGCGGAGCGGGAGATCATCCTGCACGTGCTCTCCCATACACATGACAACGTGACGGAAGCCGCGCGGCTGCTGGATTTGGAGCGGGGGCACTTCTACAAGAAGATGAAGGCGCTCGGCTTGCGCCGGGGGAGTTCAGAGTCGTAG